In Propionispora vibrioides, the genomic stretch ATCGGGATAATTAATAATTTTTCATCACTACTCAAGAAAATTTCCCTCCAAATGTACAATTTACTATTCATATATTTATTGTTTACTACAAGCCCCCGCCGGGCTTACTCCGTCGTTTCCACTGCCCGCCGGTAGAAATTCAATCCAAACCGGTATCATTATCCGCTCATAATAATTCCTTTAAGTATATACATTTTACCGGATTTTTGCAAGAAAAATCCTTTTGTTGCTCTGCTTTGCAGCCCCCGCGCTAGAAAAAGCATTGCTTTATTATCAATAGTATTCCCCAAAACAAAGCTTTTTCCACAGGCAAATATAGTATGTGGCGGCAGCCGCCGGTCCGAAAAATAAAAATTCGCTTGCCGCCGGTCCCGGCACACCGTCAATCAGACCGGCAGCTCCCGATAAAAAAGAGGCTGTGCACGGCAGTTGCCGTACCACGAGCCTCTTATCTGCCTTATTATACCGGTTCCTCCGGGTTGCCGGCCGCCGCTTTATAGAGCTTCCGGTTTTGCAGCAACCACACCTTTTCCGAGAACCGGCCGGGCGGGGTATTCCCCAGTACCTTTTGCATATCGTACATCCGGGCATCAATCAAATCGAGATGGTGCAGCATTTCCGCCTCCGGAATCATCGGGCGTTTGGGACTGCCGAACTCCGGCTCATAATGATGGGAAAGAATCATGTGCTGCAGCAGCAGGGAAGCCTCCTCGCCGGCGCCGACCTTCCGGGCTACCCGGTCAATCAGCTTGATTCCCTGCACAATATGGCCCAGCAATTCCCCCTCGGCGGTATACTCGGAAACAATGCCCCATTCTCCCGCATCCATTTCATCCAGCTTGGCAATATCGTGCAAAATGATACCGGCAAACAGCAAATCCTTATTCAGTAACGGATAAATCCGGCATGTTTGTTCGCCAAGCTGCAGCATGGTAAGAATGTGATACAAAAGACCGGACCGCACGGCATGGTGATTACTCTTGGCCGCCGGGTAAATCAGCAGTTTCTTCTTACAATCGTCGATGATAAAACTGACAATGGCGTTCAGATCGGCATGTTCAATTTTTCTGACAAACTGCAGCAGTTCGGCATACATCCCTTCGGCATCACGGGGAGCCACCGGCACAAAATTGGCAATCACCAGCCCGTCTTCCGACCCGGCCAGCCGGAGCTTCTCTATCTTGAGCTGCAATTTCCCCTGCCATTCAAATACGGCACCCTTTACCTTAATCAAGGAACGGGCCACGTACTGAGCTTCGTCTGCCGGACTGCAATCCCATAGTTTAGCATTCATTTCTCCCGTCTGGTCAGACAGGGTAATATCTAAATAGCGTTTATTATTATTCGAGGTTTTGCAATCAACCGCTTTAATTAGAAAAAAGGTCTGTACACTGTCGCCAGGCTTCATATCACAAATCTTCTTGTTTTCCATATTTCTCTCCCATGATCGACGGACCGGTTCATTGCAAACAGCGGTCCGTGTCTTAATCGTATCGCAATTACTTCTCGAAAACTTTGCAAACTCCTGCCAGTGCTCCGCCAGCTTTGAAACAGGAAGATGATGGCGAGGCAAAATTTTGTCAGCCAAGGCGGAGGAGAGAGACATACCGTCAGTATGTCGACTGACGACAACGCCGGGTGACGAAATTTTGACCGTCAGCCATTTCTGCTCTCAAGTTTAGCGGAGCGCTATCCCGTTTTTAGGGAGCCACAACCACTGCCAGGTCAAACATGCGGTCCCAGGGATACGCAACACGGATAGCGGCAGGGTCAATCCAGAGAAAACGCCGGGCAAACCGTTGCAGCTTCTCGTTGGTTCGGGCGGCGGCCTCAGGATTAAGCCAGCTTAGATATTCCGTTCTGCCCTGGTTAAGATACACCACTTCCCAGCAAACCTCCGGGCGGATATTAGCCTGATAAGCCCAGTCCTCCAAATAACGGACGGCAAGAAGCCGTTTCCGTTCCTTATCATCCATATTACGGGCCAGCAAGCCCTGTCCCAGTGCATAACCCAGAGTATTGCTGGCCGTGTTCCAGCCCGAATAAGCAGCCAGCTTATCCAGCAAGCCCTGTTTGAACATGGCCTGCAGCAGTGAATTATCGGCGCCGTTTGCGTAGGCCACGTCGGCCATAGCCACCGGCCGGCCGGCCCGGATATCCTCGGCCATTTGCTGCGCCAGCTTCTCCGTTCGCTCTTCCCTGACCGGCAGGTTGGTAAATACATCGGCCTCCTCGGTCTTACCGGTAAGCGGCGTATTCAAGTAAAGAACCAGGTCGGCTTGCTGCGCTGTGGCAGCCACCCGGCCACCGGCCGCCTTAATGTGATCAACCACCGTAAGCCCCAACGGCTGGTCCTCGTAGCTGGCCACCGTATCCGGCCCGGCCCCGGCAGCATAACGGACGTACACGGCCGGCCGCTTGCCGGCCAGGCGGTTAGAAGCTCGCGTCAACAGCACCATGCCTAACTGGTCGGCACCGGGGAAAGAAGCGAAAGTGCCTGCCGGCAAATCCCTCACCAAAGGCTGTAACGACCGAAACTCCTGATGGGAACGGGAAAAGGGTGAGGTATCGTCCCGTCCCAGCAAGAGGTAATCCAATTGTTTTTGTTTGAGCAGAGCCAGCAACCCGGTATCGATTTGATAGTTCTTAGCCCGCCGCTCCAGCCAGTCACTCAGATATTCCTGCGGAAGAGACGCCTCCAGGCTTTGCAGCTTGCTTTGCTCTTCCTCCGACAACCCCCGCAGCTCGGCCTCATCCTGCAAAGCCGTAAGCTGGAACAAAGCACCGCCGTATTTTTCGTAATAGACCGGCTCCATGCCGCCGACACTCATTTTCGGTGACCGCATCAGAGTGGCAAAAACATAAACGGGCGCCCGTGCATTCATGAGGCGCAGCCCGGCGAACCGCTGCAGCCGCCCTTCCAGTATAAAGCCTGGCAATTCATGGGTGCGGGAATCGACCAGACCGCCATAAATCAAGGTATCGCCGGATAAAACAAATGCATCGGCGGCCGGCGCCTGCTCCGCCAGCCACTGCCACAAAGCCTCCGGCTTACCGGTTCGGCCCCGTCCGGCCAACAATTCGGCCGGCGGCACAATCAACTGACAGCTTGCAGCCTGCAGCGTATCAACCACATAACCCAGTGATACCGGCCGGTCGTCGGCCGGTATATACACAATGCTTTTAGCCTCGCCGCGGCCAATTGCCCCGCCGGCGAAACATAACAGGACAAAACTCCAGCAAAGCAATAGCCTGCTCATCCATCGGCCAGCCCCACGCTTCATAACCCCGACCACCAGGCAACCTCCCCCGTTACGCTCATCCATTCAGTAATATCCTTAGCATAACCGGAAAAGCTACCTTTTATCACAGAGGCACTACCGGCCAAGAGGCCAATCAAGGGTCCTTTTATTCAGATTGCCCTGAGTCTCTTTCTAAAACCAGATACGGTTCGGACGAATCAAAAATTCTATCATGCTCGCCTCGCACGGCTTTCTCAGTAACCGTGATCCGCGCCACACCCTGCCATTTGCGACAATAAAAAAACAGCCGGCATCAGTCTAATTGCTTAAGACTGATGCCGGCTTGTAAAAAGGGAGAACAGCCACTATTTTCTCAACACCTTACCGCTAAGCTTCCCGGTTGGCCGGCCATCATCTAAGGCTAAGCCACCGTTAACAAATACATACTCTATCCCCATAGGATATTGAGCCGGCTCAATATAAGTACCTCTATCCCGGACAGTATTGGGATTAAAAATAACCACATCGGCAAAATATCCCGGCTTTAGCAGTCCCCGCTCCCGCAGGCCGAAAGCTTCAGCCGGTTTACCGGTCATTTTGCGAACAGCCGCTTCTAGAGTAAGCACCTTTTCTTCCCGCACATACTGGCCCAGTACCTTGGGGAAAGAACCGTATACCCGTGGATGGGGCTTGCCGCCCAATAGTCCGTCGGTGCAGACATTTTGCTCGGGTCGCTGCAGAATGCGAATCACCTGGTCTTCCTTGCCATAAAAATCCACCATGCCGACGGCATTGCCCTCTTCGTTCAACAGATCAAAAGCCGCGTCATACACATTTTTGCCGCGCATACCGGCGATCTCCACCAGGTTCTTACCAACCAGATCGCGGTTAGCAGCTGTCTTCACACTGGTAACATAAATCTGATCCGGTCCGGCAAAATCCCAGAAGTTATCCCAGCCCGGCAGGCCTTGCTCGATATCGCGAATCATGCGCCGCCGCGCCTCCCGGTCCTGCAGACGTCCGAGCAGTTTGTCGGTGCCGCCGTCATGAGCCCAGGGTGGCAGGATAACCCCCAGCATGGTGCTGCCGGCAGCGTAAGGATATTGATCAAAAGAGACCCTTATACCCTCCCGGGCGGCTTTATCCAGTAAGTGTAGCATGGGCTCCAGATAACGCCAGTTTTTAACACCGCAAATCTTAAAATGAGAAAAATGTACCTTGACACCCGACTGCCGGCCTATATCCAGAATTTCCTCCATCGATTCCAATACGGTGTCCGCTTCGCTGCGCTGGTGCACGACAAATACCCCGTCATAGCCGGCAACCACCTGGCACAGCGATACCAGCTCTTGTCGGCCGGCGTAGGCACAAGGCATATAAATCAAGCCACTGGACAAGCCAAACGCGCCGGCCTCCAGTTCCCGCCGGACAATGTCCTGCATCCGCTCCAGTTCCAGCGCCGTCGGCAGACGGTTATCCAGCCCCATAGCTTCCATCCGTACATTGCCGTGAGGTACCAGATAGGCCTCATTAAGCCCGACACCATTCTGTTCCAGCAGCTGCAGATAGCCGCCAGTGGTTTTATAAGTCCAGTCTATCCGGTCGCTGTCGCCGTCCAGCCCGGCCAGGTTTTTTCGCCAGGGCGACACATATTCCACCGGCAACGGCGCCAATGAAATACCGTCCTGCCCCAGCACCTCCGTTGTAATTCCCTGACACAGCTTGGGTTCGAGCACGGGATTGAGCAGCACTGCCAGGTCGGAGTGGCTATGCGTATCAATAAAACCCGGTGCCACCACCAGTCCTTCGGCTTCGATCACCCGGTCAAAGTCACCCTCCCTGCCAACCGGACTAATACAAGCCAGTCGCTCGCCTTCAATCACCACATCGGCCGGGAAAAGCGATCGTCCACTGCCATCCGCCAGGCGGCCGTTCTTAATCAATATCCTCATACAACACTCACCTCAATACCGCGGCCAGAATGCCGTAATAAGCGGCCGCCGCCTGCAGCAGCTGGTCAATTTCAATATATTCGTCAATCGTATGAGCCAGATTCTCCCGGGAAGGTCCGAACCCGATCGTGGGGATACCGGCCTCCCCGGCGTAATGACTGCCGTTCGTGCAGAAGGAGTATTGTGTCAGTTCCGGCGTCAGACCGGCCCGGAGCAGTCCTTCCCAGGCCGCCGTAATAAAAGGCTCCTCCTTTTCGTACAGCCAGCCGGGGAAAAACCGTTCCCCTTCGATTTCTGCCCCGGTATAGCAACGCTCCTTGCCGGCAGCAAAGCCAACGGATGCCTTACACTCCGGATTTTCCCGCTCCATTGCCGCCAGCAGCTCCTGCAACGGCTTCAATACCGAGGCCGGCGTTTCCCCGACCAGCAGACGGCGGTCATAGGTTGCCCGGCAATAATCAGGCACCACCGAAGCACCGGGATAGGGTGAGGACTTGATGTCGGTCAGTTCCATAATGCCGGCTCCCATTACGTTATGGGCCGGCGGCGTTAATTGACGGATGCGTCGCACCATTTCAGCCATAAGATAGACAGCGTTGACTCCCCACTGCGGATTGGCCGAGTGGGCCGGTTTTCCATAGGTTTCCACCACAATCTCCGCTCTCCCCCGCTGTCCCCGTTTTAAGTTAAGCTCCGATGCTTCACCAATAACCACATAGTCGGGTTGAATTCGCCGGCTGATTTCCCTGGCGGACACCCCCTCGAAGCACTCTTCGTGTACAACACCGGCCACGTAGATTTCACCGGGAAAGTTACGGCGGCTGTCAGCGGCAAAATAAGCGGCCGCCGCCGTCATGGCACTGACGGCGCCCTTCATATCGGAAGTGCCCCGGCCATAGATGCGCCCCGCTTCCACTTCGGCCCCAAACGGCGCATAGCGCCATTGAGCGGCATCCACCACCGGCACAGTATCCAAATGTCCATCAAATAACAGCCTTTTTCCTGGCCGGTTTCCTCTAATGCAACCAATCATATTGCCATACCGGTCACGCCAAAAAGCATCGTAGCCCAAGCTGGCAAAGGCTTGCTGCAACCGGTCAGCCGCGTCTCCTTCCTCACCGGAATAACTTCGGCATTGCACCAGTTCCCGGCAGAGTTCAATAATCTCCTGCTCCCGTTGCTGATTTAGCATGGGTTCTCCCCCTCCTGCCAGGACGGATACGCCCCGTCCCAGACGATTTTACGATAGGAAGCCGGATCTGTATCGCCTTCGGTACTAATTAACAGCACCCGGGAATGCTGATCCAACCCCAACGCCATTCTCGCTTCCCACAGCTCTTTTCGCTCCAGGAGAGCAGCCAGCAAACCGGCGCCAACCGCCCCCGACTCTCCTGCTATCACCCGCTCATCCTGACCGACTGAATTGCCCAACACCCGCATACCCTTGGCCGTCACCCAATCGGGACAGGAGAAAAACATATCGCCATAGTCCCGGATGATACTCCAACTTAACGGATTGGGTTTGCCGCAGGCCAGCCCGGCCATAATAGTCGCCATGTCGCCGCTCACGCTTCGCTCCCGACCGTCCGCCGCCAGGACCGAACGGTAAAAGCAATCGGCCTGATTAGGCTCGACCAGCACCATCACCGGCCGCTCAGTACCAAATGCAGCGATAAAATGGCCGGCTATAGCGGCAGCAAACGAGCCTACACCAGCCTGTAAAAACACATGGGTAGGCCTTTCCGGCCCCATTTGCCGAAACTGGTCAATGATCTCAGCCGCAATATGGGCATAACCCTGCATAATCCAGACGGGAATGGTCTCATACCCCTCCCAGGCAGTGTCCTGTACCACTACCCAGCCGTTATGGCCGGCCTGTTCAGCCGCCATATCAACTGCTTCATCATAATTCAACTCGGTAATCGAGGCTTCCGCTCCTTCACTTTGAATATGCTGCAGCCGGGTGAGCGACGAACCTTTCGGCATGTAGACCACTGCCTTCTGTCCCAGCACCCGTGCCGTCCAGGCCACACCCCGGCCGTGATTACCGTCAGTTGCCGTCACAAACGTAATCTCACCCAGCGTTTCCCGGACGGCCGCCGAAGACAGAACGGCAAACGGCAGCGCTCCCAGGTCTTTGCCCAGCCGGCCGGCCAGATATTTGCCAATAGCATACGATGCCCCCATAACCTTAAAGGCATTCAGTCCAAACCGGTAAGACTCATCTTTGACATAGATGCCGCCCACCCCCAGCTTATCCGCCAAACCCTGTAAAGAGCGGAGCGGTGTGACCTGATACTGGGAAAAGCTGCTGTGAAACTGCGCCACTTCAGCCAGCGCCGCCGGGCCAAGGAAGGCTACATCGGTGCCTTGCTGTCTTTTCAGGGTACTCTTTAGCCAAGCTACCTGATTCATTGGTTCTACCTCGCTTTCTAAAAGAAAAGAAAAACGGCGCTCTAAAGATACCGGATGGTTCTTGCAGAGAGCGCCGTTGCCCATTTATCTCATTTTGAGACACAATTGGTAAAAAAATATCCCCGACAAATGTCTTGGTCTGCCTTTATTATATCTCAAAATGAGATATAAGTCTACGAAAATCGGTGACGCCAGCTACATGTTGTCCGGATATCTAAAGAACACTACTTTCATAAAGTTGCTTAAAGGAACACCGAATGTCCCGACGGAGCTTTTCCTGTGGCTGCGTCAGCCACCCCTTAGAAGAGCCATCAATTTGGTGCAGTTTCACTTCTCCCATGCCGGCAGGCTTACAATATCAGTGGCTCCTTAAGATAATTCGTACTCCTTAATTTTACGGTATAGCGTCGCCCGGCTAATACCTAGTAACTTGGAGGCCTTTTCCTTGCTCCGGACATCGCCGGAAAACTCGGCCAGAGCTTTGACAATGGCCTCTTTCTCCAAGTGGTTCAGGTTTAGCGGCAATGACGACCGCTCTGGTTTTGTTTCCGGCAAGGTCAAATTGCCGGCAATCAGCTCGGCCATTTTTACAATAAATTGCAGCATCCATTCCCGATTATCCAGCAGCCGTCGAGTCTGTTCCCGTTCAAAGCTGATCAATCCGATCACCCCGACAGGCTCACCTTGCACCAGAATAGGCGCAGCCATTTCCGCATCTTCAAAACAGTTCCCCTGACGCGGACAGGGTTGGCATAGTTCATGATTGCCCGGATTCTTAATCAGTACTGTTTCCCCTGTCTCCAGCACATGGCGGTATACAAAGCCGTCCAGCATAACACTGCCCCGTCCCTCCCGGTACTTGCCAGTACCGGCGACACGGATCAACTGGGCGTCGGCAATTTCCACATCAATCTTTAACACGTCCGCTATAGCTTCCGCTGTTTTCTGTACAGTATCCCGTATATCCTGCAAACCTATCATCATAGCTCACCTCAAGCACATTAACCGCCTGAACGGCTTACCAGCCGGTCATCTCCTCAGGGCGTGTTTGCAAACTATCCGAAACGCTCCCTGACGGCGCTTTTTGCACCATACTTCGTTAACATTTTTTTGAAATAGGGGCCGCTATTCCGGCAAAATGTTGCCTCGTCTGGCACAAAAATCACTCGCCATGGATCATTCCGTTAGCTTGCAAACACGCCCTAGGACAACAACAACTAGTTTCTACGTCAGTTTACCAAAAAACGTAGCAATAATAAAGTATTTTCCAAAGGAATTGGCATTTTCGCTGTCGGTGGCCTGCAGATCAACGGTTGGCAGCAAAAGGCTTGCGGCGAACAAACTGTCCGGCACCGCGCACACCGACAAAGTTACCGCCTTCCACAATCACCTTGCCTCTGGCAATCGTCATCGTCGGCCAGCCAGTGATCTTCTTTCCCTCATACACACTGTAATCAATTCCCTGATGGAGCCGGTCAGCCTGTAATGTTCCAGTCTGTGCCAGGTCGACCAAAACCATATCGGCCAGGCTGCCAGGCTGCAGAACGCCCTTCTCCGGGTATAAACCGAACAGTTTGGCCGGATTGGCCGACGCCACGGCAACCAGTTGCTGCAACGTGAGCCGCCCTTGCTGAACACCTTCCTCCAAAAGCAACGGCAGCCGGGTCTCAATCCCCGGTACACCATTTACCACTTTAGTGAAATCACGCCTGCCGCCTGTCTCATCTTGCGGCAAAAACATGGTCTTTTCAGCCAGCGTATAGGTGCAGTCATCAGAACTAACCACCAGAACATCCTGCCCCAAGCCGGTCCAGAGCGCCTGGCAGTCGTCAGCATCCCGGAGCGGCGGACTCATGATGTAACGATAGCCCTCATCCTGCCGGTACATTTCCTGCGTAAGCACCAGATAATGGGGACAGGTTTCGGCATAAACCGGATAGCCTCTAAGCCGGGACTGCCGCACCGTCTCCAGGCCACGCCGGCTGGTCAGATGAAAAATATACAGTGGCGATCCGGCGGCTTCCGCCAGCAGAATGGCCCGCCGCACCGCTTCCTCTTCGCAGAGCGGCGGTTTGGCCTTGGGGAAATCAATCCAGTCCAATTCGCCTTTGGCTCGCTGCCGTTCTATATGAAACTCGGCTATCGCATTGGACTCGGCATGCACTCCCGGCAGTGCCCCCCACTTGCGGGCGGCTTCCAGCACAGCCAGCATCCCGTCGTCCTCAATCATAACCCCTTCTTTGCGATAGGTCATAAACAGCTTAATACTGCTGCAGCCATATTCCACTATAGCCGGAATTTCGGCAATCACTTGCGGATTGGCTTCGACAAACTTGGCATGAGTGCTGTAATCAATGACGGCTTTCGCCATTTCCTCCCGCCGCTCTTTCACCCTGGCCAATACCGAGTCGCCCGGCCGGGTATTGGTAAAATCAATAAAAGTGGTAACACCGCCAAAAGCGCCGGCCACACTGCCGCTGTAAAAATCAAGAGCGCCCCGGCAGCCCATGAACGGTGCCTCAAAATGAGTGTGCATATCAATCAGCCCCGGGAGAACGTATTGACCGGCAGCGTTGATCACCCGTTTGGCCCGCCCCAGCAAAGCGGCATCGCCCAGGGAAACAATCCGGCCGTCTTGCACGGCAATATCGGTTTTTATTATGGCGTCGGCATTCACTATGCTGCCGCCCCGAATAATCAAATCCAGCATATTCTCACTTCTTTCCTGCTCGGGCGTGTTGAAAAACTATCGGCACGCTCCCTGACGGCGCTTTTTGGGCCATACTTCGTTAGCCTGTTTTGAAATAGGGGCCACTATTCCTGCAACAGGCTGCTCGTCTGGCCCAAAAATCACTCGCCACGGATCATACCTTTAGGTTTTCAACACACCCTACTCATTTACGCATACAGTCCGGTGCGGGAAGGACAAAAGCCGCCGGCAATCATCTGCCACAGCGCCGTACAGCCTGCCACCACCGGGTCAATCACCGTCAGTCCGGTCCGCTGCTGCAGCCGTGCCCCAATACCGGTCATTCCGGCACAACCAAGAATGATTACTTCCGCTCCAGCCTGGCGCAAACTTTCGCATTTTTCCACCATTAAATCTTCCTGGCTGCCCGGCCGGCCGGCAAAATCACCGATCGGCACCTCCAGCGCCGCCACACCGGCCAGCCTGGCCTGCAGCCCGTAAGACAGGACCAGCGACTCCATCATGGGCTTGGCCTTGGCCGAAGCCGCCAGTATACCAAACCGGTAGCCCAGCAAAAGAGCCAGCGAAAAAGAAGCCTCGGCAATACCGGTAACCGGCAGCAGTACTTGTTCCTTCAAAGCATAGAGAGCCGGATCGCCAAAGCAGGCTAACAGCAAACCGTCGAAATGGTCCGGCGGCTGCTTGGCCAGCCGCTGCAGGACACTGGCGCCGCCCAGTGTATAGTCACGGAAGCTTTCCAGCACGTCCGGCGCTCCCGGTGTAGAAGTAACTACAAAATCAAAATGCAGTCTGTCGCTCAACACCTGTACCGTTGCTTCAATATCACCGGTCATGACCGGCGAAGAATTGGGGTTAATCACCAGCAGATTAGGCCGTTTCATAACCGCACCTCCGACGCCATTGCCGGTACAGTTCCTCCGGCGTTGCGATGCCCCGGTCAATGCCGTATGCCTGCCAGGCCTGGGCCAGAGCAGTCAGCGACGGTGGCTTGAGCGATGCCTGATCAAGAATTTCACGGGCGCCAAACACCTCTCTGACTGTTCCGTCCAGCAGCATGTGCCCCTGGTGCATGACCACGGCCCGCTTGGCATATTGGGCAACAATATCCATTTCATGAGTAATGATAATGATCGTGTGACCATGCTGCCGGTTCAGTTCCTGCAGAAACTCCATAATTTCGATCGATTGCCGGTAGTCCTGGCCGGTAGTCGGCTCATCGACAATAATGACCTTCGGCTTCAACGACAGAATAGAGGCGATCGCCACCCGCTGCCGCAATCCTTTTGTCAGAAAGAAAGGATGTTCACCAAACAGCTCCGGCCGCACACCGGCAATCCGGGCCGCCTCGCCGACCCGCTCGCGCACTTCACTTTCCGCGCAGCCAATATTGCGCGGCGCATAGGCAATCTCATCAAACACATTATTATTAAACAATTGATGGTCGGGATTTTGAAAAACATAGCCAATAGCCGTAACCAATTGTTTTTTCACCTTGGGCCGGGTAGTATCCAGTCCGTCCACCGTTACGGTGCCCGAAGTGGGCTTGAAGATTCCGTTAAGCACCTTGGACAAGGTCGTTTTGCCGCAACCATTTTGCCCGATCAGGGCGATAAACTCACCGGGAAAAACCTCCAGAGTCACTTGATTGACCGCCCTGGTTCCATCGGGATAGCAATATACCAAATCCTCAACCGTTATAATAGACTGCTGTGTCATGACGTTCTCCCCCGTTTCAGTTCCTGCCCCAGCCTATCGCGGATGTCCTCAAAATAAACCGGCACCTTCGGCTGCGGACTGTCGGCGGCGGCCAGATAGGAAAACCGGATGATGTCGGGCACACGGATCCCGCTGGCGGCAATGCCATCCAGATCGTCAAAAAAGCGTTCCGCCTTTTCCCGGCGACGGATACTGCCCTCCGCCAGGAGTAAAATTTCATCGGATAATTCCGCTATCTTTTCAATATTATGTTCAATGACCACAATGGTCATCTGCAGCTCTTTTTTCATGGTAGCCAACAGGGAAAACACATTATCCTTCGAGTGAGGGTCCAGCATGGAGGTCGGCTCATCCAAAATGATGATTTTCGGCTTCATGGCCAGCACAGCGGCAATAGCTACCCGCTGTTTCTGGCCACCGGAAAGATCATAAGGCGGTTTAGTCAACAGTTCCCGGATACCGGTCAGCTCGCTTACCCAGTCAAGCCGCTCATTGATTTCTTCCACCGACAGCCCTAGATTTTCCAAACCAAAGGCAATCTCCTCCTCTACGCTCATCGCCGTAAACTGGGCATCGGGATCGGCAAATACCATCCCGATATGCTGAGCCAGTTCCAGCGAACTAAGCGACCTCACTGTCGTGCCAAAAACCTCGATCTCACCCTGCAGCACACCGGAAAAATGCTCAGGAATCAGCCCCCGTAAGGCAAGGGCCAAGGTTGTTTTTCCCGCTTCATTGGGACCGACTATACCTAAAAAACGGTTAGCCTCCAGAGAAAAGGAAATATCCTTGAGCGTCATAGACTCACTGCCGCTGTACTTCCAGCACAGATGCTTCACTTCTAGGGCCTTCACTCTCCTCCCCCCTTTACCGAGGCCAGTAAAGCCCGGTTCACCAGTGAATGACCGATATCAAACTGATTGGTATGCACTTCAAAGATCACAAAAACCAGAAAAGCGGCCAACATACCGGAAATCATGGCAATATCGCCGCCCCGCACCGGCGATTTGGCAACCAGGTAGTCGGACCGTTTCCGGCCGTTAACCTTGCCGGTCAGCACGGTGCCTTTGGCAAATAAAGCCATGCTGATATCGTCGCTGCGCCGGATGGCCAGCGTAAACAGCGGCACCATATACATGGCAAAATGCTTGATTTTACCGGTCCAGGACATATCCTCCGTATCCAATCCCCGGGCCTCCTCCGCCTCACGGATAATCCGGTAGTCTTCCAGAAACATGCCTGCCGACCGCAGTGACAGGCCCAGAAAATAAGAGCAGACAAACGGCATGCCCGTCGACCGGAACGCCACTAGAATGTCCCTTTCCCGGTTGGTCGAAAAATAAAAAATCGACGCATAAATAAGTGCCACAATGCGGATGTACACACTCAAAGCCCACATCAGGGAATGGTACTCCAGGCGTACCCAGCCGGCCTGATACAATACCAGCGGCTCCCCCTTGCCGACGGGGAAAAAGATGTACATGGCCAGAATAAATATTCCTATAGTGAATACCATGGGCAAATACACCCGCAGCTTGCGCAAATCCACCCGGGAAAACAGGAATAAACCCAGAATAACCAGTAGAAACGCAAGATTTCCCTCCGGCATTTCAATAAACAGGGGAATCACGCCGGTAATCACAAAAAGAGTTAGACGAACCAGGGGATGCAGGGCATAAATCGGTGATTCCAGCGGCACATAACCTAAAATGGTTTTTTGCATAGTCTGTGTCCCTGCCATACATAGCGCCTCCCAACGGCCAACCGGGCTTAGGCCCAGTATTTTTTACAAAAGGTTTTTGATTTAATAACAATGGGTGAAACGAATTTCAACATAATAACTCCCAGTATCCAGGAAGCCACCGCGTTACCGACA encodes the following:
- a CDS encoding energy-coupling factor transporter transmembrane component T family protein, with protein sequence MAGTQTMQKTILGYVPLESPIYALHPLVRLTLFVITGVIPLFIEMPEGNLAFLLVILGLFLFSRVDLRKLRVYLPMVFTIGIFILAMYIFFPVGKGEPLVLYQAGWVRLEYHSLMWALSVYIRIVALIYASIFYFSTNRERDILVAFRSTGMPFVCSYFLGLSLRSAGMFLEDYRIIREAEEARGLDTEDMSWTGKIKHFAMYMVPLFTLAIRRSDDISMALFAKGTVLTGKVNGRKRSDYLVAKSPVRGGDIAMISGMLAAFLVFVIFEVHTNQFDIGHSLVNRALLASVKGGGE
- a CDS encoding GAF domain-containing protein gives rise to the protein MMIGLQDIRDTVQKTAEAIADVLKIDVEIADAQLIRVAGTGKYREGRGSVMLDGFVYRHVLETGETVLIKNPGNHELCQPCPRQGNCFEDAEMAAPILVQGEPVGVIGLISFEREQTRRLLDNREWMLQFIVKMAELIAGNLTLPETKPERSSLPLNLNHLEKEAIVKALAEFSGDVRSKEKASKLLGISRATLYRKIKEYELS
- a CDS encoding energy-coupling factor ABC transporter ATP-binding protein — translated: MKALEVKHLCWKYSGSESMTLKDISFSLEANRFLGIVGPNEAGKTTLALALRGLIPEHFSGVLQGEIEVFGTTVRSLSSLELAQHIGMVFADPDAQFTAMSVEEEIAFGLENLGLSVEEINERLDWVSELTGIRELLTKPPYDLSGGQKQRVAIAAVLAMKPKIIILDEPTSMLDPHSKDNVFSLLATMKKELQMTIVVIEHNIEKIAELSDEILLLAEGSIRRREKAERFFDDLDGIAASGIRVPDIIRFSYLAAADSPQPKVPVYFEDIRDRLGQELKRGRTS
- a CDS encoding energy-coupling factor ABC transporter ATP-binding protein, encoding MTQQSIITVEDLVYCYPDGTRAVNQVTLEVFPGEFIALIGQNGCGKTTLSKVLNGIFKPTSGTVTVDGLDTTRPKVKKQLVTAIGYVFQNPDHQLFNNNVFDEIAYAPRNIGCAESEVRERVGEAARIAGVRPELFGEHPFFLTKGLRQRVAIASILSLKPKVIIVDEPTTGQDYRQSIEIMEFLQELNRQHGHTIIIITHEMDIVAQYAKRAVVMHQGHMLLDGTVREVFGAREILDQASLKPPSLTALAQAWQAYGIDRGIATPEELYRQWRRRCGYETA
- a CDS encoding aspartate/glutamate racemase family protein, with amino-acid sequence MKRPNLLVINPNSSPVMTGDIEATVQVLSDRLHFDFVVTSTPGAPDVLESFRDYTLGGASVLQRLAKQPPDHFDGLLLACFGDPALYALKEQVLLPVTGIAEASFSLALLLGYRFGILAASAKAKPMMESLVLSYGLQARLAGVAALEVPIGDFAGRPGSQEDLMVEKCESLRQAGAEVIILGCAGMTGIGARLQQRTGLTVIDPVVAGCTALWQMIAGGFCPSRTGLYA
- the dpaL gene encoding diaminopropionate ammonia-lyase, producing the protein MNQVAWLKSTLKRQQGTDVAFLGPAALAEVAQFHSSFSQYQVTPLRSLQGLADKLGVGGIYVKDESYRFGLNAFKVMGASYAIGKYLAGRLGKDLGALPFAVLSSAAVRETLGEITFVTATDGNHGRGVAWTARVLGQKAVVYMPKGSSLTRLQHIQSEGAEASITELNYDEAVDMAAEQAGHNGWVVVQDTAWEGYETIPVWIMQGYAHIAAEIIDQFRQMGPERPTHVFLQAGVGSFAAAIAGHFIAAFGTERPVMVLVEPNQADCFYRSVLAADGRERSVSGDMATIMAGLACGKPNPLSWSIIRDYGDMFFSCPDWVTAKGMRVLGNSVGQDERVIAGESGAVGAGLLAALLERKELWEARMALGLDQHSRVLLISTEGDTDPASYRKIVWDGAYPSWQEGENPC